The following are encoded in a window of Cydia strobilella chromosome 1, ilCydStro3.1, whole genome shotgun sequence genomic DNA:
- the LOC134748075 gene encoding uncharacterized protein LOC134748075 — protein sequence MTFFGNLTNFDHKTGEWQIFHSKLKQFFVVNKILQEGDKRALLCTHLTDETYRLLRNLAHPKELEELEFKELVKLLDGHFKKKQCTYADKAKFYAATRVPSETLGDWAARLRGLATYCNFGAALEANLADRFILGLGSGPERDKLFEKTATLSMAEALEIAEKAAVAREAKTELAASFKEEPVFYGASGNGHGRGGWNKGHRGGSNSGGGTRPAGGDQRQRDDFRCAVCGMRNHDEDSCRYKRYRCQKCGVIGHLKKVCKSKHSRVNCIATELEENVTVGAEQCCRECQNFNLRYVLRFRSRQRDAVRAVRRELASERVLAHFEPSAQLVLSADAGPGGLGALLAQRAADGQERPLAFASRSLTSSELSLRGRMLSELHSTHSGIVKMKCAARSRMWWPGIDQDIERCAGACQACVALRPAPPREPPAPWPRAPGCLAPAVDSSPPAEIVVEERSADEAGNEVWAECEGQTGECGPSAHEPAVAAPPSSPAQLPSAAAARDPSTPAPVLDEGQRRYNLRPRKKVDYK from the exons ATGAcgttttttggaaatttaacgaATTTCGATCACAAAACTGGCGAATGGCAGATATTTCACAGCAAATTAAAGCAATTTTTTGTGGTGAATAAAATTTTGCAGGAAGGGGACAAGCGCGCCCTTTTATGCACTCACTTAACGGACGAAACCTACCGCTTGTTACGTAACTTGGCTCATCCAAAGGAATTAGAGGAGCTCGAGTTCAAGGAGCTAGTGAAATTACTCGACGGCCACTTCAAGAAGAAGCAGTGTACGTACGCTGATAAGGCCAAGTTTTATGCTGCGACGAGAGTACCAAGCGAGACTTTAGGGGACTGGGCGGCGCGATTAAGAGGATTGGCAACTTATTGCAATTTTGGCGCGGCTCTGGAAGCGAATTTAGCAGATCGTTTCATCCTAGGCTTGGGCTCGGGGCCCGAGCGtgataaattatttgaaaaaacGGCTACCCTCTCGATGGCGGAGGCTCTGGAGATTGCAGAGAAAGCAGCGGTCGCTAGGGAAGCGAAGACGGAGTTGGCGGCATCTTTCAAAGAAGAGCCCGTATTTTATGGGGCTAGTGGGAATGGGCACGGCCGAGGCGGCTGGAACAAAGGACATCGCGGCGGTAGCAACAGCGGTGGCGGAACCCGGCCGGCCGGAGGCGACCAGAGGCAGCGAGATGATTTCCGATGTGCTGTTTGTGGAATGAGAAACCATGATGAAGATAGTTGCCGTTACAAGCGTTATCGATGCCAGAAATGTGGAGTTAtaggacatttaaaaaaagtatgtaaaAGCAAGCATTCGCGCGTGAACTGCATCGCCACTGAACTGGAGGAAAACGTGACCGTAGGAGCTGAGCAGTGCTGTAGGGAGTGCCAAAACTTTAATTTAAGGTACGT ATTGCGGTTCAGGAGT CGGCAGCGGGACGccgtgcgcgcggtgcgccgcGAGCTGGCCTCGGAGCGCGTGCTGGCACACTTCGAGCCCAGCGCGCAGCTGGTTCTCAGCGCGGACGCCGGACCCGGGGGCCTGGGCGCTCTATTGGCACAACGAGCCGCCGACGGACAGGAGCGACCGCTGGCGTTTGCATCCCGCTCCCTCACCTCCAGCGAAC TATCACTTAGAGGACGCATGTTAAGCGAACTGCATAGCACGCACTCAGGTATTGTTAAAATGAAATGCGCGGCGCGCAGTAGGATGTGGTGGCCGGGTATCGACCAGGACATCGAGCGCTGCGCGGGCGCGTGCCAGGCTTGCGTGGCGCTGCGGCCGGCCCCGCCGCGGGAGCCGCCCGCGCCGTGGCCGCGCGCGCCCGGGTGTCTGGCACCGG CGGTGGATAGTTCACCTCCCGCTGAAATAGTTGTGGAGGAAAGGAGTGCAGATGAAGCTGGGAATGAAGTGTGGGCAGAGTGCGAGGGACAGACAGGTGAGTGCGGGCCGTCTGCGCACGAGCCCGCTGTCGCCGCGCCCCCGTCGTCGCCGGCGCAGCTGCCGAgcgcggccgcagcgcgcgatCCTAGTACGCCCGCGCCTGTCTTAGACGAGGGCCAAAGGCGATATAATTTGCGCCCCAGAAAAAAGGTAGATTATAAATAA